From Epinephelus fuscoguttatus linkage group LG17, E.fuscoguttatus.final_Chr_v1:
CTTAAACatactcaattttttttttctatcaagACAGCTGAGGAAATCAATGAGAGGATGAACGGCCTGAAGCTGGAGGAGCCTGTTTATTTCAGCAATGTCACTTTTAAGGAAGCAAGTGGTTTATCAATACCTCAGAGTGTGGACTGGAGAAAGAGTGGCCTGGTCAGTCCCGTCCAAAACCAGGTAAGCAATGATCAGCTATTTTCGAATGAGGACATAAGAAAAGATATAACTGGTGGCAATAAACATGATGTCTCTTTTTAAAGGGGTTGTGTGGGTCCTGCTGGGCCTTCAGCTCTTTGGGAGCTCTTGAGGGGCAGATGAAGAAGACAACAGGTGTCCTTGTTCCCCTGAGCCCACAGAACCTGGTGGACTGCAGCACCAGAGATGGAAATCACGGCTGCAACGGAGGATACATCTCTAAATCCTTCAGCTACGTCATCCGCAACGGAGGCGTAGATTCAGAGAGCTTTTACCCCTACGAACACCAGGTCATCTTCTGCACCAGTGAAAACAGCAGTTATATTAAATTAATTGGCAGGGTTTTTATAGAAAGATTAACCTTACATACAAACATGCAACTACTAacattgtgttttcttcttgtttgtttgttgtcttactgtctgtatttatttcaatttttttgcAGTTAAAATGTTCAGTATTTTCAGAGTCTAATAGACAAATTTAAGACATCCCTGCCTTAGCccttccatgtaggcgcatggaagggcagggaggtttgctctctctgcctcaggctttcctcatttgcaggTGGAAgtgcagagaggtgtgctctctccaccttatgctttccacataggcacgTGTGTTGTGTATTCAGGTACTACTCCACAACGCTAGACGTCGTTGTAGACCAATAAATGCTGTGTTGACTATAGTCTGCCATGTTATGatacaaagaagaagaagggtaAAGTCTGAGTGAAGTTCAAGCCGGAGTCTTGCTGCCTTATTTTCATTGCTAAATCTTCCTCTTGGTGATTAAATGAGCACACAACagcgtggaagaggctttctgtgtaggcctgaggaaaggcagaggggccccagaacagagccatgcagccaaatataatactgtaaatggaaataaagtttctgTGACTGAAATATCATAATACTTTAGAGCTAGAATAGTGTGTTGACAGATGCATCAAGTACACAGCAAAACAGACCTGTTTGTAGCAGAAGTTATAGTGTATGAGGGCTTTAATTTGCAGATTAATATTTACACAGCATATATGTATTGTGAATGCATTAATCATGTACGTAATTTATTATATAACATTGTGATTTGATTTATATCCAACTATATAATACAATCAAGACAAATAAGACCCATAAAACATGCATAATATTTCCCAGTTTGATTAAATACTAAAATACTAAACATTTGGAATATCTCGTTTCTATTTGTAGAACGGGAAATGTCGGTATTCTGCCAAGGGAAAGGCCGGCTACTGCTCTAATTTCCACATCCTCCCACGAGGAGATGAGAAGATTCTGCAGGCCGCAGTGGCGTCAGTGGGGCCGGTCGCTGTGGCCGTGAACGCCATGCTGCAATCTTTCCATCTCTACAGAGGAGGTGAGGTTTCTGAATGTGAGGAGCTAATGCAGAAAGACAACTGGTGTTGGTTTGAGACACACCTGAGAAAACTACAGTTTATAtatagttcagatttttgaagtggggttgaatgaggtacagtagatgtcagtctgcACACCTCCAGTTGTGAGAAGCAGGATAAAGTCCGACATTGAAGCGaaactgctgtggatgggtcagcaacaaaatgtattttagccacctgaaataaagtcacaccaaataaattaatatcagTCTAAGTGTACGCTacattgagaatattttcacggTTTAACCTTGCCATgaaacagctaacattacacttattttacatcagtaattgctgtgtttccagtggcttttttaGGCACGACAAGCAGATGGTTTTACTGTgatatcactgtgtttcctgctagGATTGTGCCCCCACAAACTGGTATTTTAAGTCAAAGCATGATCTTTTTcaaaccctaaccaagtggtttaagtgcctaaatctaaccacaagCCAACCAACGCCaagtttcagtgtatccacCGAGACAACATTTTTTCTTGTGAGTGGCTTGTAACGTTATGCATCTTTTAGGTTTATACAACGCACCAGGCTGTAACCCAAAGTTCATAAATCACGCTGTCCTAGTTGTTGGCTACGGCACAGATGGAGGACAAGACTTCTGGCTGGTGAAAAACAGGTGAATTTGTCTCTTCCTGCAGGACTTAAAATGTTTTCCCcacatatgaaaataaatgtatgacaAATATTACATATTAAATGTGAATGCTTTTGTGATTCCAGTTGGGGAACTGCGTGGGGAGAAAAAGGCTTCATTCGAATTGCCAGAAACAAGAATAATCTCTGCGGCATTGCCAGTTTTGCAGTCTACCCTTCATTGTGAAAACGTGATGCGTCACTTGAATCATCTCAATTAGATTACTTATTCAGCATCAGAGAGcatatgtttgttttcatttttagtcatgaaactgtgaaaaaagttaaaaatactgccaaaaaataaagtgtttaaaaaGTTGAGTTTGCTAAATTGCTGTATTTGCTGTGGTAGCCTCGCtcatcagtgttgtgttgtttttaatgaatgCTTATAGTTTCACATACTAGAATAGAAGCTCTAATCTTTACATTGTTATCAAATGTTATCaatttgatatttatttaaatatgaatatttaaatgttggctttgttttcagtgtgaTACAGGTACCTTTAAGGCTTTAATCAAAGTCTTCAAGATGATTGAAGAAACATTCAAAGATATTAGAAGTCTCTTATCTGCATGTTTAGAAGGATGACACAGGAATGgaatattatcatcatcatcattgttggTAATAGCTGGACAAGGaaggtatttttattattaataaagatTATTTAATGTAATGATAAGCACAAtaaactttttcatttttctaaacTGGAGTCCTTTTGGTGTTAATGGTCAATATAAAGATTTTTCAGTCTAATCTTTTTGTCACTACCTCGTTGTGTCTAATTTATCTTATTTTCCTTGTTATTCTTCAAGACCTCACTGTTTTCTCCAATATGatcatttgttatttttgaaaaatggtTAACTACAGCAGCAGAGTTTTAGGGCAGTTTAACAACAGCCTGGTCCAAAAAATgatttttggtctctatagctaatttcaacattcatgaagGATATACTTTTATATAACTCAGCTGCCGATATTTGaataaggcttaaagttatgcataattaagggtgggaccgcttgagtgacaggctgtctgcaaggtgtCACCACAGGCTattagtcagatccaccccttgttcctccacagctccaacttttcatccaaatatggtcacttctggctctacAAAACCAAGATAGTgacggctgaaatgccaaactcaaggctttaaaaaacagcagtccacaaaccaatgggtgacgtcatggtagctacgtccattaacttatacagtctatggggtAAATCAATCAGATGTagttttttgcaccctcaaatcaGTTGTTGTCATTGTAGATGCCAGAAGGCACACTCAAAAGTGAGAGCAACGTCGTTGCGGTGTGCAAGCATTCCCAAACACTCATATAAAGTTAAAGTTCAACTTTCCTTTCTTACAtaaatagagtgtgccagtaaacctggAACTCTGTAAGCGCTTTTAACagttccggttctctcgtctaaaagtcaatacgtttttttaaccaaaggtctgtggttaacaaaaccttaagcgagtttcaggttttgttctacgacataaaacacgtcagtagttagttagttagttagttagttacaAATTTATTAAAGTGTCCTGCACACCAGGGTGCCCAGCCCGCACGGGCTTACAAGACACTCgcttaaaatacacatattaCAATCCAAgacagccaaaaaaaaagatacagtcAATATACTCGGAATGCGGCTTATGGATACAGAGTTCTCCTTCGTAGCTGCCATGCCTTCTCCAAAAACTTACTTAAAGTAAACACTTCTTCCTTAAACAGCCAACATAACATAGAACATTCAGATATCCAAAACAAATCAGGATTCTTTACCTGGatcttttcaaataaaatgtttcttaaaCCATGATAAAGTGGacaatgaaacacaaaatgaaattcaTCCTCCACAACACCTAGGtcacaaagcacacacaatcGCTGTTCTTCAGGAATACCTTTATACCTACCTACCTCAACTGCCAAGGGTAAAACACCCGCTCTTAGTTGAGCACAGAGGGACCTCTGtcctttctttaaattaaaagaaacaTAAGGTTCGTGGAATACTCACTTTTAATCTGAATATAGTTTCtcagttttgcttttttccaAATATCCACCTTCCATTGCTGTTGGTGTAACAATGACAGTTTCTGTTTGACCACCTTTAAATTACACTGTAAATTATTCataaaatgtgcatttaaatccaagagtgaaaaaactgaagATATCTCTCTGAGCCATGCATGGTTGTGTACTTTATTCCAATTAAATATACTTTTTGTTAACCTCTCCTCTGGCAATTGAGTTAGGCGGTTCCACAGCCTGATCATCTCACATCTCTGCCTTGCCAAACAACTTTCCCAACCTGTATCACCTTCAATAGCTAACTTAGTAGTGTACTTATGCACCCCAAGGAAACACCTCAAAGCTCTATTCTGAATAGTTTTGCAATCGGCAGCCTCCTCAGCACCCCACACTCCTGCTGCATAAAAAAGGATAGAAGCAACCATAGAGTCATATAGTTTAGTGTAAGTAACAAAACCCAGGTCAGGACATAGTTTCAGTTTACCTAGTATGGCACCCAGAGCTCTACCTGCTGAGtctgccaacattttccttcCCTCTGAAAAATTCATAAATTCATTGAAAATAAAGCCTCAATATTTATAAGAGGGGGTATAACTCAAATTCACTGACCCAAAAAGAAATCCATAGTTGCTCTGCTGCTCGTATTTCCTCCTGAAATGtataatctgtgttttttccctgttgATTGCGAGTCTCCATTTACTACACCACCCCTCCATGATATTCAACATTTTCTGAAGATTAGACTCATTTTCAGCCACCAGGGCAATATCATCAGCATATAAAAGAATACTCAGATTAATATTTCCAATTGAAATTCCCAAATTTTCCTGCTTAATTTCCTGAGCCAGATCATTCACATATAAAGCAAACAGGGTGGGTGAGAGCACATCACCTTGCTTTACACCATAAGGTGTGGGAAACCAGCCAGTTCTACGATCATTTAACTGAATACAAGCGACTGGGGCTTTGTATAAAGCTTTAATGGCATTATAGAATTTACCATGAATGCCAGAGCAGAGTAACTTATACTCCAATAAGTCTCTGTGGATCCAGTCGAATGCCTTTTTAAAatcaacaaagcaaacaaatgtatttttacccTCCTCTAATCTTGCTCTTATGACTGatgaaataacaaaaatatgatCGATACAAGCTCTTTCTTTTCTAAAGCCATTCTGCTCATCCAACAACCCGTTATTAAACTCCAAGTAATTAGTGAGTCTCTTATTTAAAACGCCAGAATAGAGCTTGTAAACCGTACTGAACAAGCTGATGCCTCTATAGTTTAGGGGGACTCTGGGGTCTGCTGTTACTAATTTTGGGATGGGAATAATTATTTCTTTATCCCACATGGACGGTGTGATGCCAGTATTAAAACACGTTTGAAATAAAGGATGTAACACAGTCAACAAGTTGGGGGATTTGAGCACCTCATTAGAGAGCTCCTCCACACCCACTGCCTTTTTTACTTTGGCGCGATCTATAGCATCTTGCACCTCCAATAATGTAATTTCATTATTTAACATGTCACTGTGGTGATACACTGTATGTGAATTACACATCCTCCTTTCAAGatcacattttaatttacaaGTTTCCTTTAGAAACTGATCATTGAAAAGCACATCATTACTGCAAGCATAGAGGCTACTGTAGTCATTCTCCcatttttttaatacttgtTCACTTTCAAAAGAAGATTCTCCGTTTTCCATTACTATTTCCAAAGGGATCAGCTTACTCTTTTTTGGCCCAAGTCTGTTTATTTCTCTCCAAAATAATTGAGGATTGCTAAATTGCATTTGCTCCAACTGTAGAGCTTGTCCTCTCCTAAAACGTCGCTTAAAAAATCGCAGTCTTCTATCAAAAAGATTTTGACAGAGTTTAAATTCCTCATGCAAAATCCACCTTCTACTGTCTTTACAGCTTAGATACATTTTTTCTGCCTTTCGCAAATTATACCGTAATTCATTCAGTTCAGTGTTCCAAAAAAGTTGCTTAGTTCTGTAGTTCCTCTTCCTCATGTAATTTCTACCTGTGCAGTATTTGTCTAGTtcaccctacttgtgaattttgaagcttttacgtgttgtaaaaaaggtggttgctaacaagttgctcaatacgactacaaaccctgtcagggacattaaacgtcatcacccccgaacagacgacagtgctggcagtccgccattgcagcttcttatttagcctaaacagtccgatttccccattatacaatgtttttaaaataaagcggccgaaatcagttgaaagcttagtgctGTGacatcaagagtcatgcgaccgtggagtagtcatgtagtccgttaaagcctaacgttagctttttacttctggcgatcgcatttaagcttcaaatgcggtatgaaaggtgttcatatgtgaagattatctcactgaacaaaacctgtaagtatcataaacttgtgttagccacagagcttattttctgacataatccaaaacgcaatgcaaatatcacattcactttctcttccaggAACCAGTgcaatgctaaacttccgggttttgacatCAGCCCTGGCACGCTCTATATCAGTCTATTTTAAGTATCAGGGGGGATTTGGTCATTTTAGcacagggctacccagagctttatgATCTGTGCCACAGACGACATTTTAGGCCTAATACTCACTTGAGAAAcaacacctggaagaagatcggCTCTGAAATTGGGATTTCTGGTAAATAGGTTAGGTTAGTTAGGCTTAGCAACGTCAGGTACAACCTGCCTCCATGTCCTTGAAAGTAGGCACAGAGTAGCACCTAGCGCCCAACCTCACATTTTCTGGCAGTaaaagacacagcatgtgtcCCAGCCCTAtggcagagtagggcaggtcatgcTTTTACAATCTCAGGAAAAAACTTGCAGAGTGCTAAACTATAATGGGCTCATTACTGCCACCCTGAGGCCATAGGAGGTAAAATACCCACTGGTGATTGACGGATCATGATAGCAGTAGTTTTAGCCGTGTGGGTGTCCACAGAGCATGTTTGTCatcaaaatccagcacttgtgcagtgacttgcggtgtcaaaaaccaacgaaaaaaggtgtcctttactgtcggcatgatacgctgctgattgctgttatagtttataTCAGCGcccggcagcatcagggggaaatgcagcgggacaaggacgagagttgaggtggcgaaagtccaagtggggcaggcagaaggggtggtggatgggtccaacaaacacagacttttcagattctaaagccaaaccctattttttcctaaaactaaccacttccttttgttgcctaaacccaaccatgtgtgtttgttgttgaagggaaaaaaatatgtgtttattttgaaagagactgtatgtaatgttaaatttccggtgaaaatgaaagtgtatcttgaaagaaaagaacttgacacagtgttccagaacgtcaacaaccaacgcacccagggtaccttgcatgtcatatgtggacatgaaaagtggatgaccaaacatcaatatgtgacgaggtcggagtgagaatgtgttgacccaCAAGGGGCAGCGATGAACTCATACCAAACTCAAAATGAACATGGACAAACAACACAAAGCCGGGATACGTGCTTTCTTTAAGTATtttcaatcaatatttttcagtattgCGAAcgaaacatttttaaagatgATGCCTACAGGGCTGCCAAGTTTCACGCAGTGACAGTGAGACTCAAACAACTGACACTTTTCATATGCTGTGACATCACATAACCATTTTCTCACGTGgtgaaaaacaaatttagaactgaTGAGGTCACAGGGctattttatatgaatatttcaattatttttttttttcaagaactCTGAAAACTTGGCAGCCCTGTGACTGGCTCAGCACCAAACTTCAGACAGGCACAGTTAGCAACCTGGCTGGTGACCATTGTGGAGCATTTGGCTTCTAAAGAGTGAGACATTTCCCTCAGGacttggtagagaccaaaaacagagcttaaaGAGAGTGAATGTTGGACTTACATTCACTGGGTGACCAGAAAGATGACTCCAgatgaatgataatgttgctccatatctgctggatgtgtcCAGTAAATTTAAACTTCAATAGTGATATGTCAGGGTTGTGTTCACAGCATGTTTCTGTTGCCCTCAAATGGCCAAGTCAGTTATTGCAGGTTACATTTTTACAGCTGGGCAGTGAACATAGTGATAGATAAAGACTGTGATCTGCTCAAGTTGGTCATATTTTGCATCTCTGCCATCCAGTGAGTATGACAAACATTACTTTTCACTGCTCACTttgatttctgattttttttcttttgaatatGACATGCCACCTGGTGAAGTATAGTTCCTCTACAAATTTGTTAAATTGTATAAACTGTGAACATTTATTGGAAATACCCTATACGCAATTTCTAACCATGGATTTCTTCATTTAGCCTATACACATTTGgctaaacataaaaaaatactctctctgtgtcttcactGACATCCTGCAAAGGTTTttaacacacaccaaaacatggGTTTAGTCAGGTTTTATCTCCACTGCTTCTAAATGTTGATTGAAACCAGCTGGTGGTGTTTCACtgagagctgctgcagctgtccaATCAAAGCCAACCAGGCCTTTCAGCTGATGCAGGCCTctataaaaacatttgttttcactgtttcagCGAGAAGTTCTTTCTTTTGTAGATCCAGAGATGTTTCGGAGCCTGCTCCTCACCGTTGTGTGTGGCTTTGCAGCGGCCGTTATCAATTCTGAACTGGATCGACACTGGTCACTATGGAAGAAGATGCACAATAAAGTCTATTCTCACCAGGTAAAAAGTCAGGTCTTAATTCAGTCACTAGTCTAAgcctatttgtttgttttggatggTGTCACACTGTGTTAATGTGTCAAGTGTTTGTGCATTTTAGTTGTGAAATTTAGCTGCTCTTTTTGCATACAGAACACCTTCAGTCTTCAACTCTTGGCAGCTGTTAAGTGTGGATAAAGTAACTTATGTATCATGTGGTTTGTGTTTCCAGATTGAGGAGTTAGGTCGCAGGCGGATATGGGAAGAAAACTTAGAAATGATTAATGTTCATAACCTGGAAGTCTCCCTGGGCTTACACACCTATGAGCTGGCAATGAACCACCTGGGAGACCTGGTTagttgagttttttttctcttaattaTGCCACTTGTGTAGTTTTAAAGTCCTGCCaacaaacaaatgcatgtgctcttctttcttcttgtaGACCATTGAGGAGATCACTAGCACGCTGACAGGCACCTTCGTGCCCTCTGACCTGGTGAGGGGTCCATCAGACTTTGACGGGGCCAACTCCTCTTTACCAGCATCACTGGACTGGAGGGATGAAGGCCTGGTAACCAATGTCAAAATGCAGGTGAGCAATACCCTAATGTATCAGTTcacattaaaggagcagtgtgtaagacttGGCGGGGGACTTAGTGGTATCtagtgaggattacagatgcaaccagctaaaacttctcccaggTAGAGTTCCTTCAGCGTTCATTGTTCTGGAGTTTTGTACTGTGAGCACAATTATCCAGAGGTCTCATCCCCCCTCTAAAACAGATGTGATTTTaacccaataaaaacattaactaAAGCAGTGAcatcagaaaatatttttccccAGCTCTCTCATTGCAGATGAGGCAGCTATGGGTAGCTGACACAAAAGCATGCctggccccatctagagccagtgtttggttcatccattctgggctactatagaaacatggccgtgcaacatggcgatctctgaAGCAGAGGACCCAGTCCCCATGTAGATTAAAGGCTCAGTCTAAGGTAATGGAGACACAgtgattttcaggtgattatacactaaagagaatcgtattcccctaaatcctacacactggaccttttcaACATGGAGCATTAGGACTTTGAAAAAGAGTCTACATGTGCAACATTCCTGTCCTCCTAGGGTTCTTGTGGCTCTTGTTGGGCCTTTAGTGCAGTCGGAGCTCTGGAAGGGCAGCTCAAGAAGTCTACAGGCGTCCTGATGTCCCTCAGTCCTCAGAACCTGGTGGATTGCTCCGTAAAATACGGCAACCATGGGTGCAACGGTGGCTTCATGGCAAACGCCTTCCAGTATGTCAAAAACCAAGGCATAGCTACTGATGACGCCTACCCTTACGTCGGCAGGGTGAGCTGCCAGGACAATGCGTGTGTTAAATATCAGGTGTACTGTGGTTAAACCTTGACTATATCTACCCTGCACAATGCTTTGTTTTCAGCGTGGTCAGTGCAAATATAACTCACAGTTGCGAGCTGCGAACTGCTCAGGCTATGGCTTCTTACCAGAGGGGGATGAGTTTGCATTAATGGCAGCTGTAGCCAGAATCGGACCTATCTCAGTAGCAATTGATGCCTCCAGGCCCAAGTTTGTCTTCTACCGTCATGGTGAGTCATGGCTTTATACcgcctttaaaaataaaaccagttTAATCTTAGTTGGGTGTAAGGAAGTGAGTTGCTAACCTCTTTGGAGCTACATCTGtggcttttttatttatttatttttttttttcttctttctacATGTGTTTGTGGCCCCACAGGTGT
This genomic window contains:
- the LOC125904820 gene encoding cathepsin S-like; the encoded protein is MFRSLLLTVVCGFAAAVINSELDRHWSLWKKMHNKVYSHQIEELGRRRIWEENLEMINVHNLEVSLGLHTYELAMNHLGDLTIEEITSTLTGTFVPSDLVRGPSDFDGANSSLPASLDWRDEGLVTNVKMQGSCGSCWAFSAVGALEGQLKKSTGVLMSLSPQNLVDCSVKYGNHGCNGGFMANAFQYVKNQGIATDDAYPYVGRRGQCKYNSQLRAANCSGYGFLPEGDEFALMAAVARIGPISVAIDASRPKFVFYRHGVYKDHTCTNNVNHGVLAVGYGTERGRDYWLVKNSWGVNYGDEGYIKMARNRRNQCGIALYACFPIM
- the LOC125904819 gene encoding procathepsin L-like, giving the protein MHLFCAVLLLASLVLGRSSSALNKVWDEWQIKHGKVYDNQTEVVFRRAVWEKNMQLVLRHNQEASAGKHSFTMGLNHLADMTAEEINERMNGLKLEEPVYFSNVTFKEASGLSIPQSVDWRKSGLVSPVQNQGLCGSCWAFSSLGALEGQMKKTTGVLVPLSPQNLVDCSTRDGNHGCNGGYISKSFSYVIRNGGVDSESFYPYEHQNGKCRYSAKGKAGYCSNFHILPRGDEKILQAAVASVGPVAVAVNAMLQSFHLYRGGLYNAPGCNPKFINHAVLVVGYGTDGGQDFWLVKNSWGTAWGEKGFIRIARNKNNLCGIASFAVYPSL